ATCACCTGGTGCGACATCATCGGGACCATAAGGCCATGACGTCCGCGGACGTCAGGCCATCGCTTCGGCACCGAGTTCGACCAGGAGCACACCACCGGCGATCAGCAGGATGCCCAGCGCCATCACCCGGGTGAGCGGCTCGCGGAAGAGCCAACGGGCCAGCACCGCGGTGAGGGCGACGCCGGCCGCGGCCCAGATCCCGTACGCCACACCGAGTGCCATGCCGTGCCCGAGGGCGAAACTGAGCAGGACGAACGCGGCGACGTAGCCACCGACTACCGCCGGGATCCACTTCCGCTCGCGGAGACCACCGGACGCCCGCAGGGACATCGTCGCGCCGACCTCGCAGAGGATCGCCAGCACCAGATAGAGCCAGCTCATGCGGCGGTTTCCGCCGCGTCGCCGTTGCCGGCATCACGGCTGTGCGCCGAGGAGCCCAGTTCCACGGTCAGTACCCCGGCGATGATCAGCAGGATGCCGAGACCCATGACCAGGGTGAGCTTCTCGCCGAACAGCGCGGCGGACAGCAGTGCCGTGGCGGCGACCCCGCCGGCGCCCCAGATCCCGTAGGCCTTGCCGATCGGCATGCCGAACCGGAGGCAGATGCTGAGGAACGCGAAGGCGGACAGGTAGCCCGTCACCACCAGCAGGTACCACGCCGGATGATCCAGTGCGGCCTTCAAGGAGAGCGTCGCGATCACCTCGGAGGAGATGGCAGCGGCCAGCAGCAGCCAGAGTTTCATGACCACACCTTCATGCGAGATCGTCGGTCAGCGAGCGGATGTGGTCGAGGATCCGGTCACGGTCGTCCGGATGCGGCAGCAGCACCTCGGTGGCGTCGGCCATCCAGAGACCGTCCGCGGCGAGCCGGGCCGTGGACAGGCGGGCACGGCGGACCGGGTCGTCGATCCCGTCGACGGAGATCCACGGGCCGAGCACCGATTCCCACGGTTCGGCGAGGGCAGGGTCGGACAGGCTCTCGGTGAAGATCGCCAGGTCTGCGCGGGTGAGCCGGCCGCGGCCGACGACCGTGATGTAGGCCCGGATGCGGTGTTCCGGGGTGGCCTGCTCCAGCGGGGCGCCCAGCAGCTCGGCCATCGCGTCGACCACCCGCTGTGCCGCGTATGCCGTGACCGCGATGATCAGCTCGTTCCGCGTCGGGAAGTGATACAGCACACCACCTTTGGTGACGCCCGCTTCCTTCGCCACGGCGTCGAAGGTGACCGCCAGTGCGCCGTCGTCGTGATCGGCGAGGCGGAACGCCGCATCCAGGATCGCCGTGCGGGAACTGGGTCTCACGCATGAAACTGTACCAGCCGGTCGGTATAGTTACAGCCGCCGTCCGGCTCCGTGGGGTGAGCGGGGGCGTCCGAAAGCGTGGCGACGTGCTGGAAGGGTGTCGCACGGTCCGGGCCTGGGCAACGGTGGGTGGCGAGAACTTCGTGAAAGGGGACGGATGCCACTCGTCGACGCCACCTCTGATCCGGCGGAACAGGAATCGGAGATCGCCTGGGAACGGAACATGCTGGCGGTGGCCCGGTTCCGGTCGCACCATGACGGCTGGCCGCAGACCGACGGACGTACCGAGCCGGGGGAGCGGGAGCTGGCCCAGTGGCTCGCGGCGCAACGCCTGGGATTGATGACGTACGAACTCACGCTCATCCACCAGCAGTTGCTGGACCAGGTGGTGCCCGGCTGGCGCGCCCACACCGACCGCGCTGTTCCGGGCTGAATCATCTGGAAGAACGGGAGTGCGCTGCCGACGGCCGCAGGTCTACCGTCGATGCATGGACGTGACCGGCCAGCAGGCGGACGGGCGGTGGGACAGGGTGGTCGATCGCGTTGATCGCTCCGAGGAAGCCGGTCTGACCAAGGATGACCGACCCGTTGCGAAGAGGGATGCACTCTCCGACCCAGCACCCGGACCGCGCGTTTTCGGTCGGACCCGCCTGATGGTGCCCGCAACGTTCGATGCTGCTCTCCCGGACAGTGAGCTCGCGGCCTGGGAGTGAGAGCTCGCCACCGTCGACCGTGTGGTCATCGGGTTGCCCGCGGTTCGATGCCTGACGTGGTGACTGTCCGTCCGTCCGCCGAGCGCGGATCCTGTTGCGGCGCCGGTGCTCCGGGGATGACGATCGGGGCATGACGACGATCGACGGGCGGGATCCGCTGCCCTGGTTCCAGGACCTGTACGCCTCCTTCAACGCCCGGGACGAGGACGCCGTGCTGCGTCACTTCACGCCCGACGTGCACTGGCCGAACGGCTAGGAGGGCGGGTGGGTGACCGGGCACGAGGAGGTCAGGGCCTACTGGCTGCGGCAGTGGGGCGAGATCGACCCGGTCGTCACCCCGGTCGCCGTCACCACCGAGCCGGACGGTGCACTGGCGGTGCAGGTCCGCCAACTGGTCCGGAGTCACGCCGGCGAGATGATGTCCGACGACCTGCTCGACCACGTCTACCGCTTCCATGACGGACTGGTCCGAGAGATGACCATCCGCGGCAAGTGACCTCGGGTGGGCGGATCGCACAGTCGGATGCGGAACGAGGTGCGCTCTGCCCATCGGCAGCGGCAGCCAGCAGGTTTAGCGTGGGCATCGACCGACACGAAACCTGTCCGGAAGGGACGATGCGCATGCGCCGGCTGGAATCGGAGGACCTGGACCCGCTGACGCTGGGTGCCACGGTGCTCGGCTGCGGCGGGGGTGGCGACCCGTTCATCGCCAAGCTGATGGTCGGGCAGGCGATCGCCGACCACGGCCCGATCACCATCGCCGACCTGGACGACCTGCCCGACGACGCCCAGCTCGCCACTGTCGCCGTCATCGGTGCGCCGACGGTGATCATCGAGAAGATCCCGTCCGGCAGCGAGTTCGCCGATGCCGTCAGGGCTCTCGCCGCCTACCTGGGCCGCCCGATCGACGCGGTGATGCCCGCGGAGGTGGGCGGGATGAACACGCTGATTCCGCTGGCCGTCGCCGCCGAACTCGGCGTGCCGTGCGTGGACGCCGACGGCATGCGTCGCGCCTTCCCGCAGATCGAGATGACCACCTTCACGCTGTCCGGGCTCTCGGCGACCCCGATGAGCCTGGCCGACGAGAAGGGCAACCGGGTCGCTTTCGAGACCACCAGCAACCAGATGGCCGAGAAGCTGGTCCGCGGGTCCGTGATCATGCTCGGCCTGGCCAACGCGATCGCGCTTTACCCGATGACCGTCAAGCAGGCCAAGGAGGCGGCGATTGCCGGCTCCATGGCCTACTGCACCGAGCTGGGCGCCACCCTGCGCGCCGTGCAGCGGCACGAGTCCGACTGGGACGACCTGCTCGCGTTCACCGACGGCCGGGTCGTCTTCGAGGGCAAGATCATCGACCTGGACCGGCGCACCACCACCGGGTTCGCCCGCGGCACGGTGACGATCGAGGACTTCGCCGATCCGACGAAGGTCATGCGGATCGAGATCCAGAACGAACTGCTGCTGGCGATCGAGGACGGCCGGCCGGTGGTCACGCCGCCGGACCTGATCTGCATGCTCGACCACGAGACCGCCGAGCCCATCACCACGGAGACCCTCGCCTACGGGCAGCGGGTCCGGGTGCTGGCGATGCCCTGCGCGCCGGAGTGGCACAAGCCCGGGATGCTGGACGTGGTCGGGCCGTCGGCCTTCGGCTACGACGTCGAGTACACGCCGCTCGTGCCGGCAGCAGGGGAGTGAGCGGCATGACCGGTTCGTTGAAGATCGGCATCGACGTCGGCGGCACCAACACCGACGCGGTGGTCGTCGCCGCCGACGGCTCGGTGGTGGCCGCGACCAAGTCGGCCACCACCCCGGATCCGTTGGACGGCATCAGGTCCGCGCTCTCCACGGTGATCGCCGAGGTCGACCGCGGCGCCATCACCCAGGCGATGCTGGGCACCACGCACCCGGCGAACGCGATCATCCGCCGCCGCGACCTGCTCCGGGTCGGTGTGCTGCGGCTCGCCGCCCCGGCCACCCTCGGTGTCCGTCCGGCCGCCTCCTGGCCGGCCGACCTGCTCGCCGAGATCATCGGACCGTCGGAGATCATCCGCGGCGGCCACGAGTTCGACGGCAACGAGATCGCGCCGCTGGACGAGGACGCCGTGAAGCGGTTCGCGGCCGCCTGCGCCGGAACGGTGTCGGCCATCGCGGTGTCCGCGCCGTTCTCGCCGGCCAACACCGACCACGAGCTGCGCGCCGCGGAGATCCTGGCCGCGGAACTCGGCCCGGACCACCAGATCTCGGTCAGCCACGCGGTCGGCGCGCTCGGCCTGCTGGAGCGGGAGAACGCGACGATCCTGAACGCCTCGCTGCTCGGCGTGGCGCGCACCGTCATCGACGGCTTCCGGGCGGCGCTGCTGGCCAACGAGCTGGACGTCGAGTCCTACCTGACCCAGAACGACGGCACGCTGATGACCGTCGAGGACGCCGCGCGGTTCCCGGTGCTGTCACTGGGATCCGGGCCGACCAACTCGATGCGCGGTGCCTGCAGCCTGGCCGGTCTGTCCGATGCGCTGGTGATCGACGTCGGCGGCACCTCCGCCGACGTCGGGGTGCTCGCCGACGGCTTCCCGCGGGAGTCGGCGGCGGCCGTCGAGGTCGGCGGGGTACGGACCAACTTCCGCATGCCGGACCTGATCTCGATCGGCCTGGGCGGCGGGTCGATCGTCACCGGTGGCCCGGGCGAGGTCACCGTCGGGCCGGACTCGGTGGGCTACCGGGTGGTCGACGAGGCGCTGGTGCGCGGCGGGTCCACCCTGACGCTGTCCGACATCTCGGTGCGCGGCGGGCGTCTCACCGGATTCGGTGATCCGGGCCTGGTCGAGGGCGTGCCGCAGCAGGTGGTCGACGCGGCGCTGGAGTGGGTGGACCGGCAGATCCGCCACATGACCGACCGGATGAAGCCGAGCCGGCACGAGATGCCGCTGATCGCGGTCGGCGGCGGTTCGCACCTGGTGCCGGACGTGATCCCGGGCATCTCCGAGGTGGTGCGGCCGCCGCACCACGCGGTGGCCAACGCCTACGGTGCGGCGATCGCCGAGGCGTCCGGTTCCATCGACCGGGTCTTCCGTTACGACGACAGCAGCCGCGAGGCCTGCCTGGACGAGGCGCGCCGGCTGGCCACCGAGGCGGCCGTCCGGTCCGGGGCCGACCCGGCCCGGATCCGGGTGACCGCCGTGCACGAGGTCCCGCTGACCTACGTGCCCGGCCAGGCCTGCCGGGTCCAGGTCAAGGCCGC
This region of Nakamurella alba genomic DNA includes:
- a CDS encoding hydantoinase/oxoprolinase family protein, which codes for MTGSLKIGIDVGGTNTDAVVVAADGSVVAATKSATTPDPLDGIRSALSTVIAEVDRGAITQAMLGTTHPANAIIRRRDLLRVGVLRLAAPATLGVRPAASWPADLLAEIIGPSEIIRGGHEFDGNEIAPLDEDAVKRFAAACAGTVSAIAVSAPFSPANTDHELRAAEILAAELGPDHQISVSHAVGALGLLERENATILNASLLGVARTVIDGFRAALLANELDVESYLTQNDGTLMTVEDAARFPVLSLGSGPTNSMRGACSLAGLSDALVIDVGGTSADVGVLADGFPRESAAAVEVGGVRTNFRMPDLISIGLGGGSIVTGGPGEVTVGPDSVGYRVVDEALVRGGSTLTLSDISVRGGRLTGFGDPGLVEGVPQQVVDAALEWVDRQIRHMTDRMKPSRHEMPLIAVGGGSHLVPDVIPGISEVVRPPHHAVANAYGAAIAEASGSIDRVFRYDDSSREACLDEARRLATEAAVRSGADPARIRVTAVHEVPLTYVPGQACRVQVKAAGPLA
- a CDS encoding nuclear transport factor 2-like protein; the encoded protein is MTTIDGRDPLPWFQDLYASFNARDEDAVLRHFTPDVHWPNG
- a CDS encoding DUF917 domain-containing protein — translated: MRRLESEDLDPLTLGATVLGCGGGGDPFIAKLMVGQAIADHGPITIADLDDLPDDAQLATVAVIGAPTVIIEKIPSGSEFADAVRALAAYLGRPIDAVMPAEVGGMNTLIPLAVAAELGVPCVDADGMRRAFPQIEMTTFTLSGLSATPMSLADEKGNRVAFETTSNQMAEKLVRGSVIMLGLANAIALYPMTVKQAKEAAIAGSMAYCTELGATLRAVQRHESDWDDLLAFTDGRVVFEGKIIDLDRRTTTGFARGTVTIEDFADPTKVMRIEIQNELLLAIEDGRPVVTPPDLICMLDHETAEPITTETLAYGQRVRVLAMPCAPEWHKPGMLDVVGPSAFGYDVEYTPLVPAAGE
- a CDS encoding DMT family transporter; translation: MKLWLLLAAAISSEVIATLSLKAALDHPAWYLLVVTGYLSAFAFLSICLRFGMPIGKAYGIWGAGGVAATALLSAALFGEKLTLVMGLGILLIIAGVLTVELGSSAHSRDAGNGDAAETAA
- a CDS encoding DMT family transporter, with protein sequence MSWLYLVLAILCEVGATMSLRASGGLRERKWIPAVVGGYVAAFVLLSFALGHGMALGVAYGIWAAAGVALTAVLARWLFREPLTRVMALGILLIAGGVLLVELGAEAMA
- a CDS encoding type II toxin-antitoxin system prevent-host-death family antitoxin, which encodes MDVTGQQADGRWDRVVDRVDRSEEAGLTKDDRPVAKRDALSDPAPGPRVFGRTRLMVPATFDAALPDSELAAWE
- a CDS encoding TetR/AcrR family transcriptional regulator, with protein sequence MRPSSRTAILDAAFRLADHDDGALAVTFDAVAKEAGVTKGGVLYHFPTRNELIIAVTAYAAQRVVDAMAELLGAPLEQATPEHRIRAYITVVGRGRLTRADLAIFTESLSDPALAEPWESVLGPWISVDGIDDPVRRARLSTARLAADGLWMADATEVLLPHPDDRDRILDHIRSLTDDLA